A genomic region of Barnesiella viscericola DSM 18177 contains the following coding sequences:
- a CDS encoding MutS family DNA mismatch repair protein, which yields MKSRIGTGNLLPQAENRYAELIAGLPNENSSDRRKAVRRIFFIFAGRGNDIFSLARRLMEEIQRDYRSRLETHAREAARIKGRIRLIALLRLVVFVAAVAAVYLLRGAGSGAWGSAALVGIVLFLGLARVHDRWFRRKEFVDCRERVIRRELALLDYRFDGIDGGDEFVDPTHDYSFDLDLFGPKSLFAYLNRSATAAGRWALAQAMQHPRLDADAIRRQQEAVEELSSRTDLLVDFQAWGASSGECADDARLLGQLAQMPRFGNSRPVRIVIAALPALYLVLIALWLGGLLAGSVVVWLFVALLAVAGIQAKRVTRIQEQLNAALTSLSHYARLFEAVEQNRFESERLVCLQRECVDDHGSVSQRVARLRRLLANLDQRCNFVGFTLLNGFLLWDLRQLNALDRWLDENRDRLPRWLDVLAQFDVCCSLAAFRHNHPRYVFPRIVLDSRPVMQAEALGHPLIPRDRCVCNDVAPMSEGTFQVITGANMAGKSTYLRTIGVNYLLACMGAPVCARSMTFTPLPLFTGLRASDSLADNESYFFAELKRLQQIVERLRSGEKLFVILDEILRGTNSVDKQIGSLALVRQLVEAGAAGIIATHDLALGQLAEKLPGQISNYRFEATIEGDELTFTYRLQPGIAQNMNACFLMKKMGIIPADTPAR from the coding sequence TTGAAGAGCCGCATCGGTACCGGCAATCTGCTCCCGCAGGCCGAGAACCGTTATGCCGAGCTGATTGCCGGGCTGCCGAATGAAAATAGCAGCGACCGCAGGAAGGCTGTTCGCCGAATATTTTTTATCTTCGCAGGTCGTGGGAATGACATTTTTTCCCTTGCTCGAAGACTTATGGAAGAGATACAACGTGATTATCGCTCCCGCCTCGAAACCCATGCGCGGGAAGCGGCCCGGATCAAGGGGCGTATACGGCTCATTGCATTACTCCGCCTGGTGGTTTTTGTGGCTGCCGTGGCGGCGGTCTATCTGCTGCGCGGGGCCGGTAGTGGGGCGTGGGGCTCGGCCGCATTGGTCGGTATCGTCCTTTTCCTGGGCCTGGCCCGGGTACACGACCGCTGGTTCCGCCGGAAAGAGTTCGTCGATTGCCGCGAGCGGGTCATTCGTCGGGAACTCGCTCTGCTCGACTATCGTTTCGACGGCATCGACGGCGGCGACGAGTTTGTCGACCCCACGCACGATTACAGTTTCGACCTCGACCTCTTCGGTCCTAAATCGCTCTTTGCCTATCTTAATCGCAGCGCCACGGCGGCCGGGCGGTGGGCTTTGGCCCAAGCCATGCAGCACCCGCGTCTCGATGCCGATGCGATTCGTCGGCAGCAGGAGGCGGTGGAGGAGTTGAGCAGCCGCACCGACCTGCTCGTCGATTTTCAGGCCTGGGGAGCCTCTTCGGGCGAGTGTGCCGATGATGCCCGCTTGCTGGGACAGCTGGCCCAAATGCCCCGCTTCGGGAATTCGCGGCCGGTGCGTATCGTGATAGCTGCCCTGCCTGCTCTTTACCTCGTGCTGATAGCCCTGTGGCTGGGCGGACTCCTGGCCGGTAGCGTGGTGGTGTGGCTGTTTGTCGCCCTGCTTGCGGTAGCCGGCATTCAGGCCAAGCGGGTAACCCGCATTCAGGAACAACTCAACGCGGCCCTGACCTCCCTCTCGCACTACGCCCGTCTGTTCGAGGCGGTGGAGCAGAACCGGTTCGAGAGCGAGCGGCTGGTCTGCTTGCAACGCGAGTGTGTCGACGACCATGGCTCGGTTTCGCAACGGGTGGCCCGGTTGCGACGTCTGCTCGCCAACCTCGACCAACGCTGTAATTTTGTGGGCTTTACCCTCCTCAACGGATTCCTGTTGTGGGACCTGCGCCAACTCAATGCCCTGGACCGCTGGCTCGACGAGAACCGGGACCGGTTGCCCCGTTGGCTCGATGTGCTGGCGCAGTTCGACGTGTGCTGTTCACTGGCCGCCTTCCGACACAACCACCCCCGTTATGTATTCCCCCGTATCGTCCTCGACAGCCGGCCCGTGATGCAGGCCGAGGCTCTGGGGCACCCCCTCATTCCCCGCGACCGCTGCGTGTGCAACGACGTGGCTCCCATGAGCGAAGGGACCTTCCAGGTCATCACTGGGGCCAACATGGCCGGCAAGAGCACCTACCTGCGCACGATAGGGGTCAACTACCTGCTCGCCTGCATGGGGGCTCCCGTCTGTGCCCGCAGCATGACCTTCACCCCGCTGCCTCTCTTCACCGGCTTGCGGGCCAGCGACTCGCTGGCCGACAACGAGTCTTACTTCTTTGCCGAGCTCAAACGGCTGCAACAGATTGTCGAGCGGCTGCGCAGCGGCGAGAAACTCTTTGTCATACTCGATGAAATCTTGCGGGGTACCAACTCGGTCGACAAGCAGATCGGCTCGCTGGCTTTGGTGCGGCAGCTGGTCGAGGCGGGTGCCGCCGGTATCATCGCCACCCACGACCTGGCGTTGGGGCAGCTGGCCGAGAAGTTGCCCGGGCAGATAAGCAACTACCGCTTCGAAGCTACCATCGAGGGCGACGAACTCACCTTCACCTATCGCCTGCAACCCGGCATAGCCCAAAACATGAACGCCTGTTTCCTGATGAAAAAGATGGGCATCATACCCGCCGATACCCCTGCACGGTAG
- a CDS encoding DUF1573 domain-containing protein, whose amino-acid sequence MKKQLSLLLMLLVSLSLFAGSKGKIAFEATRYDFGYIEESKGVVAHDFEFTNTGKGALIIIDTRSMCGCTASKYSREPIAPGKKGIINVTFDPKGRPGAFRKEIKVYTSAGKSPVKLIVEGVVVPKKQ is encoded by the coding sequence ATGAAAAAACAGTTGAGCCTGCTGCTGATGCTACTGGTCTCCCTGTCGCTTTTTGCCGGGAGCAAGGGTAAGATTGCGTTCGAAGCTACCCGTTACGACTTCGGCTACATCGAGGAGTCGAAGGGTGTCGTAGCCCATGACTTTGAATTTACCAACACCGGGAAAGGCGCGCTCATTATCATCGACACGCGCAGCATGTGCGGCTGTACCGCCTCGAAATATTCCCGGGAGCCCATTGCCCCGGGCAAGAAGGGAATCATCAACGTGACGTTCGACCCCAAGGGCCGACCGGGAGCTTTCCGCAAAGAGATCAAGGTCTACACAAGCGCCGGCAAGTCGCCCGTAAAACTTATTGTCGAGGGGGTTGTTGTACCTAAAAAACAGTAG
- a CDS encoding DUF1573 domain-containing protein, which translates to MKRSILTILFGTWLAVAWAQPKIVFDSKEHDFGTFEEETGPVTHIFKFVNQGNEPLMVTNVRTTCGCTASQYTREPIAPNDSGEIKVTYNPKGRPGRFSKPVYVTTNASVDRETLRIKGIVIGSKSRRHANPYHIGDLSLRSLHIPLFDTPKGHLRTGQLVVRNEGKTELIPIFKHVPSHILVEMIPSILHPDEEGIIKIHYDPDAVDDWGFRRDEFSVGFEHEKGSEFNTITVSANLLDDFSTWTPEQRQQAGHLTLSTDVVDFGIIKGNKNCKQTVTITNSGKSKLTLHKVTNENRPLKTKLKRHTINPGKSAELIIEVDPSLARTNLLNCRVMIISDDPNQPSVPIRVLGSFE; encoded by the coding sequence ATGAAACGTTCCATTTTGACTATTCTTTTCGGTACATGGCTGGCTGTCGCCTGGGCTCAACCCAAAATCGTTTTCGACTCGAAAGAGCACGATTTCGGCACCTTCGAGGAGGAGACCGGCCCGGTGACCCACATTTTCAAGTTTGTCAACCAGGGCAACGAGCCGCTCATGGTCACCAACGTGCGAACGACCTGCGGCTGCACCGCCTCGCAATACACCCGGGAACCCATCGCTCCCAACGATTCGGGTGAAATCAAGGTGACCTATAACCCCAAAGGCCGTCCCGGCCGCTTTTCCAAACCGGTTTATGTCACGACCAATGCCTCGGTCGACCGCGAGACCCTGCGCATCAAGGGCATTGTCATCGGCTCGAAATCGCGCCGTCATGCCAACCCCTACCACATAGGCGACCTGTCGCTGCGCAGCCTGCACATACCGCTGTTCGATACGCCCAAAGGGCATCTGCGCACCGGGCAACTGGTCGTGCGCAACGAGGGTAAGACGGAACTTATCCCCATCTTCAAGCATGTGCCGTCGCATATCCTGGTCGAAATGATTCCGTCGATACTTCACCCCGACGAGGAGGGTATCATCAAGATTCACTACGACCCCGACGCCGTCGACGACTGGGGCTTCCGCCGCGACGAGTTCTCGGTGGGATTCGAGCACGAGAAGGGGAGCGAGTTCAACACCATCACCGTATCGGCCAACCTGCTCGACGACTTCTCGACCTGGACTCCCGAACAGCGGCAACAGGCCGGGCACCTGACACTCTCGACCGATGTGGTCGATTTCGGCATCATCAAAGGAAACAAGAATTGCAAACAGACGGTGACGATTACCAACAGCGGCAAGTCGAAACTGACCCTGCACAAGGTGACGAACGAGAATCGCCCCTTGAAAACGAAACTGAAACGCCACACGATCAATCCCGGCAAATCGGCCGAGCTGATTATCGAGGTGGATCCCTCGCTGGCCCGTACCAATCTGCTGAATTGCCGGGTCATGATTATCTCCGACGACCCCAACCAACCGTCGGTACCCATACGGGTATTAGGTTCTTTTGAATAA
- the meaB gene encoding methylmalonyl Co-A mutase-associated GTPase MeaB — MEHPENDAQYAGLAVNKGIEQPPTVNPYLKKMRTAHRRTFTAAEYVEGIVKGDTSILSQAVTLVESSRYEHQAIAQEVIEKCLPHACDSVRVGITGVPGAGKSTSIDAFGLHVLKRGGKLAVLAIDPSSERSKGSILGDKTRMEKLAIHPNAFIRPSPSAGSLGGVARKTRETIVLCEAAGYNNIFVETVGVGQSETAVHSMVDFFLLIQLAGTGDELQGIKRGIMEMADGIVINKADGSNIEKAKLAQAQFRNALHLFPPTPSGWTPQVLTYSGYYEIGIAEVWEMIDNYVAFVKKNGYFDYKRQEQAKYWMFETINEQLRDHFYRNPQIEKMLEEKQARVLNNEQSSFMAAKDVLDYYFNHIK, encoded by the coding sequence ATGGAGCACCCCGAAAACGACGCACAATATGCCGGCCTTGCCGTCAACAAAGGTATCGAGCAACCGCCTACCGTCAACCCCTACTTGAAAAAGATGCGCACGGCTCACCGCCGTACGTTCACAGCAGCCGAATATGTCGAAGGTATCGTCAAAGGCGACACGAGCATTCTGAGCCAGGCCGTCACGCTGGTCGAGAGCAGCCGGTATGAACACCAGGCCATCGCCCAGGAGGTTATCGAGAAATGTCTGCCTCATGCGTGCGACTCGGTGCGGGTGGGTATCACCGGCGTACCGGGTGCGGGCAAGAGTACCTCGATCGACGCCTTTGGCCTTCACGTGCTCAAACGGGGCGGCAAACTGGCCGTGCTGGCCATCGACCCCAGCAGCGAACGTTCCAAAGGAAGTATCCTGGGCGACAAGACGCGCATGGAGAAACTGGCCATTCACCCCAACGCCTTTATCCGGCCTTCCCCCTCGGCAGGCTCGCTGGGCGGCGTGGCCCGCAAGACCCGCGAGACCATCGTGCTGTGCGAGGCGGCCGGCTACAACAACATCTTTGTCGAGACCGTGGGTGTGGGCCAGTCGGAGACGGCCGTCCACTCGATGGTCGATTTCTTCCTGCTCATTCAGCTGGCCGGTACCGGCGACGAGCTGCAAGGTATCAAACGGGGTATCATGGAGATGGCCGACGGTATCGTCATCAACAAGGCCGACGGCAGCAACATCGAGAAGGCCAAACTGGCCCAGGCCCAGTTCCGCAACGCCCTGCACCTCTTCCCCCCCACGCCATCGGGGTGGACGCCTCAGGTGCTCACCTACTCGGGCTACTACGAGATAGGCATCGCCGAGGTGTGGGAGATGATCGACAACTACGTGGCCTTTGTCAAGAAAAACGGATACTTCGACTACAAGCGTCAGGAACAGGCCAAGTACTGGATGTTCGAGACCATCAACGAGCAGCTGCGCGACCACTTCTACCGCAACCCGCAAATCGAGAAGATGCTCGAAGAGAAACAGGCCCGCGTGCTCAACAACGAGCAGAGCTCGTTCATGGCGGCCAAAGATGTGCTCGACTACTATTTCAACCACATAAAATAA
- a CDS encoding FHA domain-containing protein: MKQVVCPKCGKEFTFDESRYDGSCHISFICPGCRKRFVMSLDEIEATEGGDIDASHGYITVLENAFGYRQEFPLHPGDNLIGRASKGTEVDIAIETSDMSMDRRHCIIHVKEKGGRPQLTLRDNPSLTGTFLRNTLLGDRERALLHDGDVVSIGAATFIVHIPGEEEDDYFE; encoded by the coding sequence ATGAAACAGGTCGTATGTCCCAAATGTGGCAAAGAGTTCACCTTCGACGAATCGCGCTACGACGGCTCGTGCCACATCTCGTTCATCTGCCCGGGGTGCCGCAAACGCTTCGTCATGAGTCTCGATGAAATCGAGGCGACCGAGGGGGGTGATATAGACGCCTCGCACGGCTACATCACCGTGCTCGAGAATGCCTTCGGCTACCGGCAGGAGTTCCCCCTGCACCCGGGCGACAACCTCATCGGGCGGGCCTCGAAGGGGACCGAGGTCGACATCGCCATCGAGACAAGCGACATGAGTATGGACCGCCGCCACTGCATTATCCACGTCAAGGAGAAGGGGGGCCGGCCGCAACTCACCCTGCGCGACAACCCCAGCCTCACCGGCACCTTCCTGCGCAACACGCTGCTGGGCGACCGCGAGCGGGCCCTGCTCCACGACGGCGACGTAGTGTCGATAGGGGCCGCCACCTTCATCGTCCACATTCCCGGCGAAGAGGAGGACG